In the Leptospira limi genome, one interval contains:
- the serS gene encoding serine--tRNA ligase, translated as MLDINRIVQNPEELLSTLQKRGVVSTDIEAKIKSVSEKQRKLKLEVEELRAERNRVSKEIGIQKSQGKDITEISNSMKGVGDRIKAIEEELSKEEESLHDLNLGLPNLLDPSVPEGKSEEDNVLVRQWGEIKKYSFESKTHFDIGEKLGIFDFERGVKLSGARFYTYRGLGAKLERALMNLMLDTHTSENGYEEMWVPVLVNDESMTATGQLPKFAEDFYRLEKDGLNLIPTAEVPLTNYYRDEIIQEKELPISVCAHTSCFRREAGSYGRDTRGLVRVHQFQKVELVKFVEPEKSVEEHEKMLKDAESILQKLNLPYRVMLLCSKDMSSASSKTYDIEVWMPGLGRFMEISSVSNFKDYQARRGKIRYKSKEGKNLLVHTLNGSGLAIGRTLAAVIENYQLEDGTFQIPDVLKQYIR; from the coding sequence CCAGAAGAACTACTTTCCACCTTACAAAAACGTGGTGTTGTCTCTACTGACATAGAAGCAAAAATTAAATCTGTTTCAGAGAAACAAAGAAAATTAAAATTAGAAGTAGAAGAACTCCGTGCGGAACGAAACCGCGTTTCAAAAGAAATAGGAATTCAAAAATCACAAGGAAAAGATATTACTGAAATTTCGAATTCAATGAAAGGAGTTGGAGATCGCATCAAAGCAATCGAAGAAGAACTTTCAAAAGAAGAAGAATCTTTACATGATCTTAATTTAGGACTTCCTAATTTATTGGACCCTTCGGTACCAGAAGGGAAGTCAGAAGAAGATAACGTTCTAGTCAGACAATGGGGTGAAATCAAAAAATACTCTTTTGAATCAAAAACCCATTTTGATATTGGGGAAAAACTAGGTATTTTTGATTTTGAGCGTGGGGTCAAACTTTCTGGTGCAAGGTTTTACACCTATCGTGGCTTAGGTGCAAAATTAGAACGTGCGTTAATGAATTTGATGCTCGATACGCACACATCTGAAAATGGATATGAAGAAATGTGGGTTCCTGTTCTTGTGAACGACGAATCCATGACGGCTACAGGCCAACTCCCAAAGTTTGCGGAAGATTTTTATCGATTGGAAAAAGATGGATTGAATCTCATTCCAACAGCGGAAGTGCCTCTTACGAATTATTACCGTGATGAAATCATCCAAGAAAAAGAATTACCGATCTCTGTTTGTGCCCACACATCCTGTTTTAGAAGAGAAGCTGGATCTTATGGAAGAGACACACGTGGGTTAGTGCGAGTTCACCAATTCCAGAAAGTCGAACTTGTTAAATTTGTAGAACCTGAGAAGTCAGTGGAAGAACACGAAAAGATGTTAAAAGATGCAGAATCCATTTTGCAAAAATTAAATCTGCCGTATCGTGTGATGTTACTTTGTAGCAAAGATATGTCGAGTGCTTCCTCCAAAACATATGATATCGAAGTGTGGATGCCAGGACTTGGACGATTTATGGAAATTTCTTCTGTTTCGAACTTCAAAGACTATCAAGCAAGACGAGGAAAAATTCGATACAAGTCAAAGGAAGGAAAAAACCTGCTCGTCCATACTTTGAATGGTTCTGGTCTTGCGATCGGTCGAACACTGGCAGCAGTGATTGAAAACTACCAATTAGAAGATGGAACCTTCCAAATTCCGGATGTCTTAAAACAATATATCCGATAA